The genomic region TGGCCGTCCTGCGCCCGTGGCAGCTCATGGCGGGCAAGGTGCTGGGGATCGGCGTGGTGGCCCTCGGCCAGCTCGCGCTGATCGGCGCGGTCGGGATCGGGCTGGGGCTGGCCACCGGGGGACTCGACATCCCGGCGGGGGTCGCCGTGGGATCGGTGGCGCTGGCGCTGCTGTGGTACCTCGTCGGGTTCGCGATGTACGCGCTGATGTTCGCCGCCGCCGGGGCGCTGGTGTCGCGTCAGGAGGACGCCGGCGGGGTGACCGCCCCGATGATCGCCATGATCCTCATCCCGTACGTGCTGGGCATCTCGGTGCTGCCGTCGTCGCCCGACAGCGGGTTGATCCTGACCCTGGCGATCGTCCCGCTGTTCGCGCCGATCCTGATGCCGATGGTGATCGGGATCGGCAGTGTGGCGGTCTGGCAGGTGCTGGTCGCGTTGGCGTTGAGCCTGGCGTGGATCGCGGTGCTGGTCTGGCTGGCCGGTCGGGTGTACGGCAACGCGGTGAAGCGGTCGGGGACGCGGGTGGCGCTGCGCGACGCCCTGCGCGCGGCCTGAGCTCGGCGCCCGGCGTGAGTCCCGTGCCCGGCCTGAGCTCGCGCCCGGCGTGAGCCCGGCGTCCGAGGCCGCCGTCGGCGCGCCGCGGTCGGTAGCATCCGGAGCGATCGACCGGGCGTCGGCCATCGCGGCGGCGCCCAGGCCAGCGACGACCGACGCCGGCCGGCCGGGCGCCGTCGCCGGCCGGTCAGGGAAAAGAGAACAGGGAGCGGTTCGTGCGAGACATCGCCGTCTTCAGCGGCAGTGCCCATCCCATCCTCGCCGAGGAGATCTGCGCGCACCTCGACGTGCCGCTGCACCGGGTGCGGGTCCAGCGGTTCGCGAACGACTGCCTGGAGGTGCAGCTGCCGGCGAACTGCCGGGAGCGCGACGTGTTCCTCATCCAGCCGCTGGTCACCCCGGTCCAGGAGAACCTCGTCGAGCTGCTGCTGATGCTGGACGCGGCGCGCGGGGCGTCGGCGGCGCGCACGACGGTGGTCCTGCCGCACTACGCCTACGCGCGTTCCGACAAGAAGGACGCGCCGCGGATCTCGATCGGCGGGCGGCTCGTCGCGGACCTGCTCGTGGCCGCCGGGGCGAGCCGGGTGCTGGCGATGACGCTGCACTCCCCGCAGGTGCACGGCTTCTTCAGCGTGCCGGTGGACCATCTGCACGCGCTGCGGGAGCTCGCCAAGCACTTCCGCCGCCACGACCTGTCGAACACGACGGTGGTGTCGCCGGACCTGGGTAACGCCAAGGAGGCGGCGGCGTTCGCGCGGATGCTCGGGGTGCGGGTCGCGGCCGGGGCCAAGCAGCGTTTCGCCGACGACCGGGTGAGCATCTCGACCGTCATCGGGGATGTGGCCGGCCGGGACGTCATCGTCCTCGACGACGAGATCGCCAAGGGCAGCACGGTGCTGGAGCTGCTCGAACGGCTGCGGGAGCTCGACGTGCGCTCGGTGCGGGTGGCGTGCACGCACGGGCTGTTCTCCGCCGGGGCGCTCAAGCGGATCTCCGACCAGCCGGACGTCGTGGAGATCGTCTGCACGAACACGGTGCCGATCCCGCTGGACGACCGGGTGCCGAAGCTGGAGGTGCTCACGGTCGCCCCGCCGCTGGCCGAGGCGATCCGCCGCATCCACAACGGCGAGTCCGTCAGCGCCCTGTTCGACGCCTGACCCCTCTCGGCACCCCCTGCTTATCCAGAGGGACGAAACGGACACGGAGGCCTCTGGATAAGCAGCGGGCCAGGCCGGGCAGGGGAGGGACCAGGGCCGGGCAGGGGGCCGGGCTGGGCCGGGGCAGGGGGCCGGGCTGGGGCGGAAGGGTAGGACGGCGGTAACGGGCGGGACCTGTGGCCCGCGGCGCGGCGGGGAACAGGTCAGGATTGGCTGATGTCAGCGTCCGCTGTACCGTTGAAGCATGGTCAAGGTCGCGTCGCAGGCTGAGGTGCTCGCCCGGTTCGGTCACGCGCTGTCCGATCCGACGCGGGCGCGGCTGCTGCTGGTGCTGCGGGCCGGCGGGGCGTACCCGTCGGAGCTGGCGGAGATCCTCGGCGTGGGCCGCACCAACCTGTCCAACCATCTCGCCTGCCTGCGTGGCTGCGGGCTGGTCGTCGCGACCCCGGAGGGTCGCCGCCAGCGTTACGAACTCGCCGACGACAAGCTCCGCCACGCGCTCGGTGACCTGCTCGACGTCGTCCTCGCCGTCGACACCGAGCACGTGCACCCCGCCGGCGACGCCGTCGTCGCAGGGGCTGCGGTGGCACCGGCCGGGTCCTCCCTGGCGGGGGTGGGTGAGTCATGACCACGCCCGACCACGGCCACGACCACGAGCCGCACGTCGGTCACGTCGGTCACGACACGGACCATGCCCACGACGCCAGCCAGGCGCACGGGGCTCGGTCTGCGCACGACCCCGGCCACGATCACCCTCTCGGCCACCCGCCTGGGAACGGCCACGTGCACGCCCACGCCCATGGTCACGGGCACAGTCACGGGGTGGCGGCGGGGCGGGGGAGCGCGCGGCAGCGGCGCCGGTTGTGGCTGGCGGCCGGGCTGAACCTGGCGATCGTCGTCGGGCAGGCGGTGGCCGGGTTCGCCGCGGGGTCCGTCGGCCTGCTCGCCGACGCCGGGCACAACCTGACCGACACCGCCGGGGTGGTCCTCGCGCTGGTGGCGCTGACGTTGTCGCAGCGTCCGCCGTCGGCGCGGCGCACGTTCGGCGGGGTGCGCTGGCCGGTGCTCGCCGCGCAGGCGAACGCCGCGGCGGTGCTGGTGGTGACGGCGCTGCTGGCCGTCGAGTCGCTGCGCCGCCTCGGCGCGCACGGCTCGGTCGACGGCCCGGTGGTCGTCGCCGTCGCGCTCGTCGCGGCGGTCGTCAACGCGGCCAGCGCCCTGGCCGTCCACGAACGCGACGCCGATCTGAACACCCGCGCCGCCGTGCTGCACCTGGCCGGAGACGCGGCGGTGTCGGTGGCGGTCGCCGCGTCCGGTCTGGTGATCTGGCTGGTCGGCGGCTGGAACTGGCTGGACCCGCTGGTCTCCCTGCTGATCGCCGTGTTGATCGCCGGGCAGGGGATGAAGCTGCTGGTCAGCGCGTCGCGGGTGCTGCTGGAGGCGACGCCGGAGAGCCTGGACGTCGCAGCGGTGCGCGCGGACATCCTGCGCGAC from Frankia alni ACN14a harbors:
- a CDS encoding ArsR/SmtB family transcription factor — translated: MVKVASQAEVLARFGHALSDPTRARLLLVLRAGGAYPSELAEILGVGRTNLSNHLACLRGCGLVVATPEGRRQRYELADDKLRHALGDLLDVVLAVDTEHVHPAGDAVVAGAAVAPAGSSLAGVGES
- a CDS encoding ribose-phosphate diphosphokinase; the protein is MRDIAVFSGSAHPILAEEICAHLDVPLHRVRVQRFANDCLEVQLPANCRERDVFLIQPLVTPVQENLVELLLMLDAARGASAARTTVVLPHYAYARSDKKDAPRISIGGRLVADLLVAAGASRVLAMTLHSPQVHGFFSVPVDHLHALRELAKHFRRHDLSNTTVVSPDLGNAKEAAAFARMLGVRVAAGAKQRFADDRVSISTVIGDVAGRDVIVLDDEIAKGSTVLELLERLRELDVRSVRVACTHGLFSAGALKRISDQPDVVEIVCTNTVPIPLDDRVPKLEVLTVAPPLAEAIRRIHNGESVSALFDA
- a CDS encoding cation diffusion facilitator family transporter, giving the protein MTTPDHGHDHEPHVGHVGHDTDHAHDASQAHGARSAHDPGHDHPLGHPPGNGHVHAHAHGHGHSHGVAAGRGSARQRRRLWLAAGLNLAIVVGQAVAGFAAGSVGLLADAGHNLTDTAGVVLALVALTLSQRPPSARRTFGGVRWPVLAAQANAAAVLVVTALLAVESLRRLGAHGSVDGPVVVAVALVAAVVNAASALAVHERDADLNTRAAVLHLAGDAAVSVAVAASGLVIWLVGGWNWLDPLVSLLIAVLIAGQGMKLLVSASRVLLEATPESLDVAAVRADILRDTHVLDVHDLHVWSLSDRVFAASVHLELGHLDGVQDGHPSLAQARAVSDGIKAMLAERYAITHVTIESECEPCTPPHDDPCGIARDRAAAGEPRMSGAGRD